ATCGGCCTGATCTTTATTATCGCCCTTTTCTCAAAATTTATCGGCTTAAGCGAAGCGACCGGGGCTTTTTTCATCGGCTCCGCCCTGGCCGAATCGGAACATAAAGGAAGGATAAAAAAACTGCTGGGGCCGCTTGGCTTTTTTGCCGCCGCCCTCTTTTTTCTCTCCTTTGGCCTGCAAGTTGACCTGCTGGCGATCGACCGGAACGTGATCGCCATGGTCTTGACCCTGATCCTGGTCTCGATCGGCGGGAAGCTCCTGACCGGTTTGGCAGCTGTCCCAATCCAGAAGATCTCTCTGGCAGAAGCGCAAAATGTCGGTTACAGCCTTTTTTCGCGCGGAGAGTTCTCGATCCTGATCGCCAGTCTGCTGGCGACCCAGGGGATGGCGGTCCACGGAATCAAGGAAATCACCGCGGTTTATGTTTTTGTTTTAATGATCTTAAGCTCGGTCCTGATCAAAAGGTATACCAACACCTGCGCTCTATGAGGTTAAATGATTGAGGTAAGAAAAAGCGGAAAGCGCCGCTTTGGCCCCGTCCCCCGCCGCGATAATGATCTGTTTGGCCGGAACATCGGTCACGTCCCCCGCCGCGAAAACACCGGGACAGGAAGTTTCGGCGGCGCTGTTTATCATGATCTCGCCATGATCGTTCTTTTTGACGCAATCGATCAGGCCGGAGTTGGGGATCAAGCCGATCTCAACAAACACCCCTTCAACCTTTAGCACCTTGGTTTGTCCCGGCCCGGCAACTTTAATAGCTTTCACGAACTGGTCTCCCATTATCTCTTCGGCTTTGGAATTATTTATGATCTCAACCTTGTTTGATCCCTTAACCTTATCGATCATGACCTGATCGCCGGTCAGGTCGGGCGCGATGTTGACCAGGTAAACTTTTTCGGCGATCTTCTCCATCTGGATCGCCGCGTCCAGGGCGGAATTGCCTCCCCCGACGATCGC
This is a stretch of genomic DNA from Candidatus Margulisiibacteriota bacterium. It encodes these proteins:
- a CDS encoding FAD-dependent oxidoreductase, coding for MLLDLIIVGGGPAGITASVYAARKKISFAILAKEIGGQAAWSGNIENYLGFQLISGPDLVKKFSDHLNQYKFDLREGSEAIRVEKDGGNFKTILSNGEQLLSRTVLIASGKRPKKLDVPGEKEYLGRGVAYCATCDGPLFAGKAVAIVGGGNSALDAAIQMEKIAEKVYLVNIAPDLTGDQVMIDKVKGSNKVEIINNSKAEEIMGDQFVKAIKVAGPGQTKVLKVEGVFVEIGLIPNSGLIDCVKKNDHGEIMINSAAETSCPGVFAAGDVTDVPAKQIIIAAGDGAKAALSAFSYLNHLTS